Proteins found in one Chitinivorax tropicus genomic segment:
- a CDS encoding ArsR/SmtB family transcription factor, producing MTQDTADDLLVMDDQIEQASRAMKAMSHPIRLKILYVLGDREVSVQDIVDQVGTSQSNISQHLAIMRDKGVLRTRKDANRVYYRVGDARTLEVIGMIHDVFCGFTK from the coding sequence ATGACTCAAGACACCGCCGACGATTTGTTGGTGATGGATGACCAGATCGAGCAGGCATCACGCGCCATGAAGGCGATGTCGCATCCGATTCGCCTGAAGATTCTTTATGTTCTCGGTGATCGGGAAGTCAGCGTTCAGGATATCGTTGACCAGGTCGGCACCTCCCAAAGCAATATCTCTCAGCACCTGGCCATCATGCGCGACAAAGGCGTGTTGCGCACCCGAAAGGATGCCAACCGTGTCTACTACCGTGTGGGCGATGCGCGCACCCTGGAGGTGATCGGGATGATCCACGATGTATTCTGTGGTTTCACCAAGTAA
- a CDS encoding SH3 domain-containing protein, giving the protein MNSKHLLLLTKLLLSWLPACLPAAASALDFQSVAPGVAILRTAPSVQAKPIFVLSRATPLEVMLLDGDWAKVRDRDGTMGWLERKRLSTRSMVVVNLKRTVVRAKADESASVLFEVEKDVLLEALERPNSGWVKVRLQNGPVGFIRLNEIWGM; this is encoded by the coding sequence ATGAACAGCAAGCACCTGCTGCTACTCACTAAGCTGTTGCTGTCCTGGCTGCCGGCATGCCTGCCGGCGGCTGCTTCTGCTCTCGACTTCCAGTCGGTCGCCCCCGGTGTGGCCATCCTGCGCACCGCGCCATCTGTTCAAGCCAAACCTATATTTGTACTAAGCCGCGCTACGCCGCTCGAAGTCATGTTGTTGGATGGCGATTGGGCCAAGGTGCGGGATCGCGACGGCACCATGGGTTGGCTCGAACGAAAACGGCTGTCCACCCGGAGCATGGTGGTGGTGAATCTCAAGCGCACCGTGGTTCGCGCCAAAGCCGATGAGTCGGCATCTGTTTTGTTCGAAGTTGAGAAAGACGTATTGTTGGAAGCGCTGGAGCGTCCAAACAGCGGATGGGTCAAGGTCAGGCTGCAAAACGGCCCGGTTGGCTTCATCCGTTTGAATGAGATCTGGGGAATGTGA
- the gpmI gene encoding 2,3-bisphosphoglycerate-independent phosphoglycerate mutase, whose protein sequence is MNTVKPVVLLILDGFGHRLEGDDNAILHAHKPNWDSLCQRYPYTTINASEQFVGLPAHQFGNSEVGHLNIGAGRVIRQDISRIDYDIETGAFFDNPTLVEAVQQAKRTGGTLHLMGLVSDGGVHSHENHLFALLKLAAQHGLSAIAVHAFLDGRDTPPRSAEAYLAKLEAACKEYGGRIATLSGRYFAMDRDKRWERVEPVYDMLTQGVAAYQAATASQGLAAAYERGENDEFVKPTIIGQALPIRDGDAVIFINFRADRARQLTQALNWKTFDGFPRKATPNLSYFCSMSSYGEAYTNPVAFPPQHFSNTLGEYLANQGLKQLRIAETEKYPHVTYFLSGGEEQPFPGEDRILIPSPKVATYDLQPEMSAFEVTDKLVAAIESGQYAAMICNYANGDMVGHTGIFDAAKRAIETLDQCLGRVVEAAQKAGVEVLITADHGNAEMMHDDVSGQMHTQHTTNLVPFLYVGRPATLAETGALQDVAPTLLHMMGLPKPAEMTGHSLIQFA, encoded by the coding sequence ATGAACACTGTTAAACCTGTTGTTTTGTTGATTCTCGATGGCTTTGGTCATCGCCTCGAAGGCGACGATAACGCGATCTTGCATGCGCATAAGCCCAACTGGGACAGCTTGTGTCAGCGCTATCCTTACACCACCATCAATGCTTCTGAGCAATTTGTGGGGTTGCCGGCACATCAGTTTGGCAATTCAGAAGTCGGGCACCTGAACATCGGCGCTGGACGGGTCATTCGTCAGGACATTTCACGCATCGATTACGATATCGAAACCGGTGCGTTCTTCGACAACCCCACGCTGGTTGAGGCGGTTCAACAGGCAAAACGGACGGGTGGCACTTTACATCTGATGGGTCTGGTATCGGATGGCGGTGTGCACAGCCACGAAAACCATCTGTTTGCCTTGCTCAAACTGGCCGCTCAACATGGCTTGTCTGCCATAGCCGTACATGCGTTTCTGGATGGGCGTGATACGCCACCTCGTAGCGCGGAAGCCTACCTGGCCAAGCTGGAAGCCGCTTGCAAGGAGTACGGTGGCCGCATTGCCACCTTGTCTGGGCGCTACTTCGCCATGGATCGCGACAAGCGCTGGGAGCGCGTCGAGCCAGTCTATGACATGCTGACGCAGGGTGTGGCTGCATACCAGGCAGCTACAGCATCACAGGGCTTGGCCGCTGCTTATGAGCGTGGTGAGAACGATGAATTCGTCAAACCCACCATCATTGGCCAAGCGTTGCCGATACGGGATGGAGATGCGGTGATTTTCATCAATTTCCGCGCCGATCGCGCCCGCCAGCTGACTCAGGCCCTGAATTGGAAGACTTTTGATGGTTTTCCTCGCAAGGCCACACCCAACCTGTCCTATTTTTGTTCAATGTCCAGTTATGGGGAGGCCTATACCAACCCAGTCGCATTCCCGCCACAACACTTCAGCAATACACTCGGTGAATACTTGGCCAATCAAGGGCTGAAGCAATTGCGCATTGCTGAAACTGAAAAGTATCCACATGTCACTTATTTCCTGAGTGGCGGCGAAGAGCAGCCCTTCCCTGGTGAAGATCGTATCCTGATCCCCTCTCCCAAGGTGGCTACCTACGATCTGCAACCCGAGATGAGTGCATTTGAGGTAACTGACAAGCTGGTAGCAGCCATTGAGAGCGGGCAATATGCCGCTATGATCTGCAACTATGCCAATGGTGACATGGTAGGCCACACTGGGATATTTGATGCCGCCAAACGCGCCATCGAGACACTGGATCAATGCCTGGGCCGTGTTGTCGAGGCGGCGCAAAAAGCGGGGGTGGAGGTGTTGATCACTGCCGACCATGGCAATGCCGAGATGATGCATGATGATGTCAGCGGGCAGATGCATACGCAACATACCACCAATCTGGTGCCTTTCTTATATGTGGGCCGCCCGGCCACCCTGGCCGAAACCGGGGCTTTGCAAGACGTGGCGCCCACCTTGTTGCACATGATGGGACTACCTAAACCGGCAGAAATGACGGGTCATTCCCTGATTCAATTCGCGTGA
- a CDS encoding S41 family peptidase codes for MRNNVQKFSLVSAGVVIGVLLSLNFSAIADKAEPQPLPVEDLRAFTDVFGRVKADYVEPVEDKKLIREAINGMLSGLDPHSAYLDENAFKDLRESTQGEFGGLGLEVGMEDGVVKVISPIEDSPAFKAGMRAGDYIIKLDDTNVRGMTLNDAVKKMRGKPNTTITLTVARKGENKPLTFTLTRSVIKVQSVRNKLLDDGYGYVRISQFQEHTVEDLAKAIDSLYKQNKGTLKGFVLDLRNDPGGLLDAAVGVSAAFLPSNTLVVYTDGRVQDAKMRRSTTKEDYARRGDDPLKNLPKDVKNLPMVVLVNGGSASASEIVAGALQDHKRAIIVGTQTFGKGSVQTVLPLSATTGIKLTTARYYTPNGRSIQAKGIVPDVEVEEARVSAIDGFGGFRVREADLAGHLENTQGGEPDKSGDKPKDKEAAKPAAKPKAPASNKTDKADDAKAEGPIEFGSKQDYQLQQALNVLKVQQIVVNKLGSKS; via the coding sequence ATGCGTAATAACGTTCAGAAATTCAGCTTGGTATCTGCCGGTGTGGTGATTGGCGTGTTACTGAGCCTCAACTTCAGCGCCATCGCAGACAAGGCGGAGCCCCAGCCGCTCCCGGTTGAAGATCTGCGTGCCTTTACCGATGTGTTTGGTCGTGTCAAAGCAGATTATGTCGAGCCCGTAGAGGACAAAAAACTGATCCGCGAGGCGATCAATGGCATGTTGTCGGGTCTCGATCCGCACTCCGCCTATCTGGATGAGAACGCCTTCAAAGATCTGCGTGAATCCACACAAGGTGAATTCGGTGGCCTGGGGCTGGAAGTCGGAATGGAGGACGGCGTCGTCAAAGTCATCTCTCCGATTGAAGACAGCCCAGCATTCAAAGCAGGCATGCGCGCCGGTGATTACATCATCAAACTCGATGACACCAATGTTCGTGGCATGACGCTCAATGATGCAGTCAAAAAGATGCGTGGCAAACCCAATACCACCATCACCCTGACTGTTGCGCGCAAAGGTGAGAACAAACCACTGACCTTTACACTGACCCGCTCCGTCATCAAAGTGCAAAGTGTCCGGAACAAATTGCTGGACGACGGCTATGGCTATGTACGCATTTCGCAGTTCCAAGAGCACACGGTAGAGGATCTGGCCAAGGCGATTGACAGCCTGTACAAGCAAAATAAAGGTACGCTGAAGGGCTTTGTACTGGACTTGCGCAATGACCCCGGTGGGCTGCTAGACGCAGCGGTTGGTGTTTCAGCCGCCTTCCTGCCCAGCAATACCTTGGTAGTCTATACCGATGGACGTGTGCAGGATGCCAAGATGCGCCGCTCCACCACCAAGGAGGATTACGCGCGGCGTGGTGACGACCCCCTGAAGAACCTGCCCAAAGATGTGAAGAATCTGCCCATGGTAGTGCTGGTCAATGGCGGCTCGGCCTCAGCATCTGAGATTGTGGCGGGCGCATTGCAAGACCACAAACGCGCCATCATCGTCGGCACCCAGACCTTTGGCAAAGGGTCGGTCCAGACCGTTCTGCCCTTGTCAGCCACCACCGGCATCAAGCTGACCACGGCACGTTACTACACGCCGAATGGCCGTTCGATCCAAGCTAAGGGTATCGTGCCGGATGTAGAGGTCGAAGAAGCACGGGTCAGCGCGATCGATGGGTTCGGTGGCTTCCGTGTCCGGGAAGCGGACTTGGCCGGCCACTTGGAAAACACCCAAGGTGGCGAGCCGGACAAATCAGGCGATAAACCCAAGGACAAAGAAGCAGCCAAACCTGCGGCCAAGCCCAAGGCGCCAGCAAGCAACAAGACCGATAAGGCTGATGACGCGAAGGCCGAAGGCCCGATCGAATTTGGCTCGAAACAGGACTACCAGCTGCAACAAGCATTGAATGTGTTGAAAGTGCAGCAGATTGTTGTCAACAAACTAGGCAGCAAATCCTGA
- the queG gene encoding tRNA epoxyqueuosine(34) reductase QueG — protein sequence MDFHALKSDIKQWALALGFGQAGVSGVDLSAAEPGLMAWLEAGFHGEMEYMARHGLKRARPAELVPGTLSVISCRMNYTPPHSRNAWETLGDGEAAYISRYALGRDYHKVVRNRLQKLADRIGEVAGPFGFRVFTDSAPVMEVQLATQAGNGWRGKHTLLISREAGSMFFLGEIFTDLPLPPDESVQEHCGRCTRCIDACPTQAIVAPYRVDARRCISYLTIELHGAIPLEFRPMIGNRVYGCDDCQLICPWNRFAQHSPEPDFAVRHGLDHSSLVELFSWSESTFQTKMAGSAIYRIGHERWLRNLAVGLGNAPSTPAVLAALQSRADDESALVREHVAWALANHMARRQVAGQAKPDDGG from the coding sequence ATGGATTTCCACGCACTCAAATCAGATATCAAACAATGGGCGTTGGCGCTGGGTTTCGGGCAGGCCGGGGTGTCTGGTGTTGATCTTTCGGCAGCGGAGCCCGGGCTGATGGCTTGGCTGGAAGCGGGCTTTCATGGCGAGATGGAATACATGGCCCGACATGGCTTGAAGCGGGCGCGCCCCGCAGAGCTGGTGCCTGGCACGCTGTCGGTGATCTCCTGCCGGATGAACTATACGCCCCCCCACAGCCGGAATGCCTGGGAAACTCTGGGTGATGGCGAGGCTGCCTATATCTCGCGCTATGCGCTGGGCCGGGATTACCACAAGGTGGTGCGTAACCGGCTACAGAAACTGGCTGATCGAATTGGTGAAGTGGCGGGGCCGTTTGGGTTCCGAGTGTTTACCGACTCGGCACCGGTGATGGAGGTGCAACTTGCGACCCAGGCGGGTAACGGTTGGCGGGGCAAGCACACGTTGTTGATCTCGCGTGAAGCCGGCTCGATGTTCTTTCTGGGCGAGATCTTTACCGATCTGCCGCTGCCCCCAGACGAGTCTGTGCAAGAGCACTGCGGACGTTGTACCCGGTGTATCGATGCCTGCCCAACCCAGGCGATTGTGGCACCGTACCGTGTGGATGCGCGCCGTTGCATCTCGTATTTGACGATTGAGCTGCATGGGGCCATCCCACTTGAGTTTCGACCCATGATCGGCAATCGGGTCTATGGCTGCGACGACTGTCAGCTGATCTGTCCATGGAATCGTTTTGCCCAGCATAGCCCAGAGCCGGATTTTGCGGTGCGACATGGCTTGGATCACAGTAGTCTGGTCGAGCTGTTCTCATGGTCTGAATCCACCTTTCAAACAAAGATGGCTGGTAGTGCGATCTACCGTATCGGCCATGAACGCTGGTTGCGCAATCTGGCTGTGGGCTTGGGTAATGCGCCGAGCACGCCCGCTGTTTTGGCGGCATTGCAGTCTAGAGCAGATGATGAGTCCGCATTGGTGCGGGAGCATGTGGCCTGGGCGCTGGCCAACCACATGGCGCGGCGCCAGGTGGCTGGGCAAGCAAAACCTGACGATGGCGGGTAA
- the trxC gene encoding thioredoxin TrxC has protein sequence MHLVCSQCFGINNVPDERLEDAPKCGHCKQPVLSAAPVELDASNFDRFIGHNGLPVVVDFWAPWCGPCRSFAPLFAQAAAVEMAHFRFAKVDTEAHHALAARFGIRSIPTLAIFRDGQEVDRVSGALPPRQFAEWLAEHA, from the coding sequence ATGCACCTGGTCTGCTCACAGTGTTTCGGCATCAACAACGTACCAGATGAACGGCTGGAGGATGCGCCCAAGTGCGGCCATTGCAAACAACCAGTCCTGTCAGCCGCTCCTGTCGAGTTGGATGCATCCAATTTTGACCGTTTTATCGGGCATAATGGTCTGCCGGTAGTGGTGGATTTCTGGGCTCCATGGTGTGGCCCATGCCGCTCGTTTGCACCGCTGTTTGCCCAGGCTGCGGCGGTGGAAATGGCCCATTTCCGCTTCGCCAAGGTGGACACCGAGGCGCACCATGCGCTGGCAGCGCGGTTTGGTATTCGCAGCATTCCTACTCTGGCCATCTTTCGGGATGGGCAAGAGGTGGATCGTGTCTCGGGTGCGTTGCCCCCGAGGCAGTTTGCGGAATGGCTGGCGGAGCATGCCTAG
- a CDS encoding glycine zipper 2TM domain-containing protein, with translation MMSTNKLCVLALVSSALILGGCASGLTGDTYSHSEARGEQTVRYGVVTSVRPVILEGESSQVGVLGGAALGGLAGSEVGKGRGSAAGAIAGAIVGGIAGAATEKAIGKKQGVEVTVKLADGREIAIVQEASPKEVFRQGDKVRLLSRGGTTRVTPE, from the coding sequence ATGATGTCTACCAATAAATTATGTGTGCTGGCCCTGGTCAGCAGCGCGCTCATCCTGGGTGGTTGTGCCAGTGGGTTGACAGGTGATACCTATAGCCACAGCGAAGCCCGTGGCGAGCAAACTGTCCGCTATGGTGTCGTCACCAGTGTACGCCCAGTGATCCTCGAAGGAGAGTCATCACAGGTTGGCGTATTGGGTGGAGCTGCGCTGGGCGGCTTGGCTGGCAGCGAAGTGGGCAAAGGTCGTGGCAGTGCAGCTGGCGCCATTGCTGGTGCCATTGTGGGTGGTATTGCCGGCGCAGCCACGGAAAAAGCCATTGGCAAGAAGCAAGGTGTGGAAGTGACCGTGAAACTGGCAGATGGCCGCGAGATCGCCATTGTGCAGGAAGCGTCACCCAAAGAAGTGTTCCGTCAGGGTGACAAAGTGCGCCTGCTTTCACGCGGTGGCACAACGCGTGTAACGCCTGAATGA
- the secB gene encoding protein-export chaperone SecB has translation MSDQQQSEQQPVFQIEKIYVRDMSLEIPHAPQVFLDRSQPEIDMQLRTNSTKIDEGYYENVLTVTVTAKAGDKTMFLAEASQAGIFQIRNVPEEDMSPILGIGCPNILFPYVRETISDMVNRAGFPPVILAPINFEVLYAQQQASNEQQAPAATH, from the coding sequence ATGAGCGACCAACAACAGAGCGAACAACAACCGGTGTTCCAGATCGAGAAAATTTATGTCAGAGACATGTCGCTGGAAATCCCGCATGCACCGCAAGTGTTCCTCGACCGCAGCCAGCCTGAAATCGATATGCAGCTGCGTACCAACAGCACCAAGATCGACGAAGGCTACTATGAGAACGTGCTGACGGTGACCGTGACTGCCAAGGCGGGCGACAAGACCATGTTCCTGGCTGAAGCATCCCAAGCTGGTATCTTCCAGATCCGCAATGTGCCGGAGGAGGACATGAGCCCGATCCTGGGTATTGGTTGCCCGAACATTCTGTTCCCATACGTCCGTGAGACCATTTCTGATATGGTGAACCGCGCTGGCTTCCCGCCGGTGATCCTGGCACCGATCAACTTCGAAGTATTGTATGCACAACAACAGGCTTCGAATGAACAGCAAGCACCTGCTGCTACTCACTAA
- the grxC gene encoding glutaredoxin 3 has translation MAEVVMYSTVVCPYCVAAERLLTSKGVGEIRKILIDQDPALRDEMIERTGRRTVPQIFIGDHHVGGFDDLSALDRAGGLQPLLAGE, from the coding sequence GTGGCTGAAGTTGTGATGTATTCCACCGTTGTCTGCCCATACTGTGTGGCAGCTGAGCGACTGTTGACCAGTAAAGGCGTGGGTGAAATCCGTAAGATCCTGATCGACCAGGACCCGGCATTGCGTGATGAAATGATCGAGCGGACAGGGCGTCGCACTGTGCCCCAGATTTTCATTGGGGATCATCATGTCGGTGGTTTTGATGATCTGTCTGCATTGGATCGGGCGGGCGGCTTGCAGCCTTTGCTGGCAGGCGAGTGA
- a CDS encoding substrate-binding periplasmic protein — MQSIGGGLTLVRWKGWACLWVLVGVLASSARAELTIRLTNGEWPPYLSPTLPHDGLASRIVRAAFAERGIKVEYGFFPWKRAFELAKEGAWDGSVVWMKNREREQQFHFSAPVIHSDYVFFHRRGLVFDWREINDIRPYRIGLSDGYDYGKDVSASQRNGQLKVEVATSDLINLRKLAWGRIDLFPINRVVGLSMLSQLNTDEAERLTFHPKALQMDTLHLILNRKNPSHTKLIEEFNKGLESVRARGDIARFEQEAREPTFKQN, encoded by the coding sequence ATGCAAAGTATTGGGGGGGGGCTTACTTTGGTCCGGTGGAAAGGGTGGGCTTGCCTTTGGGTGCTGGTTGGGGTGTTGGCGAGCAGTGCGCGGGCTGAATTGACAATACGCCTGACCAACGGCGAATGGCCACCTTACCTGTCCCCGACGTTGCCGCATGATGGCTTGGCCTCTCGTATTGTCCGCGCAGCCTTTGCTGAACGGGGCATCAAGGTCGAGTATGGTTTTTTCCCCTGGAAGCGGGCATTTGAGTTGGCCAAGGAGGGGGCATGGGATGGCTCGGTGGTGTGGATGAAAAACCGGGAACGTGAGCAGCAATTCCATTTCAGTGCACCGGTGATCCACAGTGATTATGTGTTCTTCCATCGCAGGGGCTTGGTATTCGATTGGCGGGAAATCAACGATATCCGCCCGTATCGGATTGGGCTATCGGATGGTTATGACTATGGGAAAGACGTATCAGCCAGCCAGCGGAATGGCCAGTTGAAAGTCGAGGTGGCCACCAGTGATCTGATCAATCTGCGCAAGCTTGCCTGGGGGCGGATTGATTTGTTTCCCATCAATCGTGTCGTTGGTCTGTCTATGTTGTCACAGCTGAACACCGACGAAGCAGAGCGCCTGACATTTCACCCCAAGGCCCTGCAGATGGATACGCTGCACCTGATTCTCAACCGTAAGAATCCAAGCCATACCAAACTGATTGAGGAATTCAATAAAGGATTGGAGTCGGTACGGGCGCGGGGTGATATTGCCCGATTCGAACAAGAGGCTCGGGAGCCGACCTTCAAGCAGAATTGA
- a CDS encoding carbohydrate kinase family protein — translation MNALICGSMAFDTIMVFQDRFRHHILPEKVHMLSVSFLVPEMRREFGGTAGNIAYNLKLLGGEPLIMATVGDDFAPYQIRLETLGIPQTHVHRIHGSFTAQAFITTDLDDNQITAFHPGAMAESHLNHVADAKAVDIGIIAPDGRQGMIQHAQEFKDAGIPFIFDPGQGLPLFNGEELLSFIELADYMAVNDYEAQLLQERTGLTLSELATRVKALVVTRGADGSDIYTEDRVVKIPSVPATAVVDPTGCGDAYRAGLIYGIEHEWSWEKTGRLASLLGSLKIACRGPQNHTFDRDSLATAYQAAFNEALW, via the coding sequence ATGAATGCGCTGATCTGCGGCTCAATGGCGTTTGACACCATCATGGTCTTTCAGGATCGTTTTCGCCACCACATTTTGCCGGAGAAAGTCCACATGCTCAGCGTGTCTTTCCTGGTTCCAGAAATGCGTCGTGAATTTGGTGGCACGGCGGGCAACATCGCCTACAACCTGAAATTGCTGGGCGGCGAGCCCTTGATCATGGCGACGGTCGGTGACGATTTTGCTCCGTATCAGATCCGCCTGGAGACCTTGGGCATTCCACAGACCCATGTCCACCGTATTCACGGTAGCTTTACGGCACAAGCCTTCATCACAACAGATCTGGACGATAACCAGATTACCGCATTCCACCCCGGCGCCATGGCCGAGTCTCATCTGAATCACGTTGCCGACGCGAAAGCCGTGGATATTGGCATTATTGCACCAGATGGTCGCCAGGGCATGATCCAGCATGCTCAGGAGTTCAAGGATGCAGGCATCCCCTTCATCTTCGATCCGGGCCAGGGCCTGCCGCTGTTCAATGGCGAGGAGTTATTGAGCTTCATTGAACTTGCAGACTATATGGCAGTCAACGATTATGAGGCCCAGCTGCTGCAGGAGCGCACTGGGCTTACATTGTCGGAGCTTGCCACACGGGTCAAGGCGCTGGTGGTGACACGCGGCGCAGATGGGTCGGACATCTACACCGAAGATCGCGTCGTGAAGATCCCCAGTGTGCCCGCCACTGCCGTTGTTGATCCAACGGGTTGTGGTGACGCCTATCGCGCCGGCTTGATCTATGGCATCGAACATGAGTGGTCATGGGAAAAGACTGGCCGGCTGGCTTCGCTGCTAGGCTCATTGAAAATCGCCTGCCGCGGCCCCCAGAATCACACCTTTGATCGGGATAGCCTTGCAACCGCCTACCAAGCGGCGTTTAATGAGGCATTGTGGTAA
- a CDS encoding peptidoglycan DD-metalloendopeptidase family protein → MKRLLIALLSLALPAAAPIAFAAPKAKGSETSKAELQELKQQIEDLQQQIQQGEAVKAEASDALKASEQAISTARRTLSQLSREHQQLRQELQVLKEDLSRRHQEVESRQQQLAKLLIAHYRAGELDAIKLILSNQDLASAQRELGYYRYIAEAEAKLISELKRQIVTLKQLVEQTAAKERELQSLELEKRQHKKALEEQKQVKADTFNKISAELKTRRMQVDKLKADEQRLTQLIERLARLAEQRAKAERERAAKRAAEQAKARQKAQSNTNRNPPAQETKPGNMTSNPPERLERNDQIPDASQSGANFVALKGKLRLPARGEIRHRFGDTRGDGGTTWKGIFIRTNSSDPIHAVATGRVVFADWLRGFGNLLIIDHGGGYLSLYGHNESVLKQPGDRVNAGDVVAHAGNTGGADETGLYFELRHLGKPLNPAQWAN, encoded by the coding sequence GTGAAAAGATTACTGATTGCTTTGTTATCGTTGGCGCTGCCCGCTGCAGCGCCAATTGCCTTCGCGGCGCCCAAGGCCAAGGGGTCGGAAACCTCCAAAGCCGAGCTACAAGAGCTGAAACAGCAGATTGAAGACCTGCAACAGCAGATTCAGCAGGGTGAAGCGGTCAAGGCCGAGGCTTCTGATGCATTGAAAGCCTCGGAGCAGGCGATCTCCACCGCGCGGCGCACACTCAGCCAACTCAGCCGAGAACATCAACAGCTCCGCCAGGAGCTGCAGGTATTGAAGGAGGACTTATCGCGCCGCCATCAGGAAGTCGAAAGTCGGCAGCAGCAATTGGCCAAGTTGCTGATTGCCCACTACCGCGCCGGCGAGCTGGATGCGATCAAATTGATCCTGTCCAATCAGGATCTGGCCTCTGCACAACGGGAGCTTGGGTATTACCGCTACATTGCCGAAGCTGAGGCGAAACTGATCAGCGAATTGAAGCGACAGATCGTCACCCTCAAACAACTGGTGGAACAGACGGCAGCCAAAGAACGCGAGCTGCAATCGTTAGAGCTGGAGAAACGTCAGCACAAAAAAGCCTTGGAAGAGCAAAAACAGGTCAAGGCCGATACATTCAACAAGATATCGGCAGAGCTGAAGACACGCCGCATGCAGGTTGATAAGCTCAAAGCAGATGAGCAACGACTGACCCAGCTGATCGAACGCCTGGCAAGATTGGCGGAACAGCGCGCCAAGGCGGAACGTGAACGTGCGGCCAAGCGGGCAGCCGAGCAGGCGAAAGCTCGCCAGAAAGCCCAGTCCAACACCAATCGCAATCCCCCTGCACAGGAAACCAAACCTGGCAATATGACATCTAACCCTCCAGAGCGGCTGGAGCGGAATGACCAGATACCGGATGCTTCACAAAGCGGGGCAAATTTCGTCGCGCTCAAAGGCAAGCTCCGTTTACCGGCCCGAGGGGAAATCCGCCACCGGTTTGGTGATACACGAGGCGACGGTGGCACCACCTGGAAAGGAATATTCATCCGGACCAATAGCAGCGACCCGATTCATGCCGTTGCCACTGGTCGGGTCGTGTTTGCCGACTGGCTACGTGGCTTTGGCAACCTGCTGATAATCGATCATGGTGGCGGCTATTTGAGTCTATATGGCCACAATGAATCTGTACTCAAACAGCCTGGTGACCGTGTCAACGCCGGTGATGTCGTTGCCCATGCCGGGAATACCGGCGGGGCTGATGAAACCGGGTTATACTTTGAATTGAGACATTTGGGTAAACCATTGAATCCTGCACAATGGGCCAATTAG
- a CDS encoding PilZ domain-containing protein: MENRIHSRAKLKTWVKVIPADGHSVIGNIEDISAGGIGVLDNQPLPPGKDCHVIFMLHDNRGEHLLQARCLVTSCMPVSGTHFHLGLQFLDFISSPSETLHAIDHFLTWQTTFGEEA; the protein is encoded by the coding sequence ATGGAAAATCGAATACATTCCCGTGCCAAATTGAAGACATGGGTCAAAGTGATTCCGGCAGACGGGCATAGCGTGATCGGCAATATTGAGGATATCTCCGCAGGTGGGATCGGTGTATTGGACAATCAACCATTGCCACCCGGTAAGGACTGCCATGTCATCTTTATGTTGCATGACAATCGTGGCGAGCACTTGTTGCAGGCACGGTGTTTGGTCACGAGCTGTATGCCGGTCAGCGGTACGCATTTTCATCTCGGCCTGCAGTTCCTCGATTTCATCAGCTCCCCATCCGAAACGTTACACGCCATTGACCACTTCCTGACCTGGCAGACCACATTCGGTGAGGAAGCCTAG